GGAATCCCATCCGTTGTGCCAGAAACCGTGGAAAATGAACTGGTCCGCATTTGTCAGGAATCAGTGATGAACGCGATTAAGCATGCAAAGCCGAAAAAGATTGAAGTAAATCTCAATTATGCAAAGGATCACATCCAATTAGAAGTGCGTGATGATGGTCTCGGTTTTGTTGATTCTACCCATGCTCGCATGGAAGGATTTGGACTGGTGAGCATTCGTGAGCGAACCCAGCAAATCGGAGGCGAATTTCAGTTAAAGAGCGAACCCAATCATGGAACCAATCTTTCTGTGAAAGTCCCACTGCGGATTTCCGGCAGAGAACCTTAATGCTTATGGAGCAAAAACACACGATTC
The sequence above is drawn from the bacterium genome and encodes:
- a CDS encoding ATP-binding protein; the protein is PHYLIDADLSTALRTLTQQFASGTGVECSVQVNGIPSVVPETVENELVRICQESVMNAIKHAKPKKIEVNLNYAKDHIQLEVRDDGLGFVDSTHARMEGFGLVSIRERTQQIGGEFQLKSEPNHGTNLSVKVPLRISGREP